In Clostridium sp., one DNA window encodes the following:
- a CDS encoding TIGR03905 family TSCPD domain-containing protein, giving the protein MYSYKPTGVCSKQINFDVVDNKITNVSFVGGCNGNLQGISKLLEGMNVEDAVKKLKGISCNGKSTSCPDQFARAIDSLVFKKEVSKIGR; this is encoded by the coding sequence ATGTATAGTTATAAGCCAACAGGCGTCTGTTCAAAACAGATAAACTTTGATGTAGTTGACAATAAAATTACCAATGTAAGTTTTGTAGGGGGATGTAACGGCAACCTCCAAGGAATTTCAAAACTTCTCGAAGGAATGAATGTGGAAGATGCGGTAAAAAAGCTGAAGGGCATTTCCTGTAATGGAAAAAGTACCTCCTGTCCTGATCAGTTTGCCAGAGCTATAGACAGTCTTGTATTTAAAAAAGAAGTATCCAAAATAGGTAGATAA
- the dapA gene encoding 4-hydroxy-tetrahydrodipicolinate synthase, whose translation MSLFKGSGVAIVTPFKNNSVDYEKLEELIEWHIKSGTKAIIVCGTSGESSTMTVKEDQDTIKFTIDKVNKRIPVIAGTGSNCTADAVYMSQWAESVGADGLLVITPYYNKTTQKGLIEHFKAVNDSVKTPIILYNVPSRTGLNILPKTLQKLCEFENIAAIKEASGDISQIAYMKALCRDKIDIYSGNDDQTIPILSLGGIGVISVLANIVPSDMEKMCELFFNGDLEGALKIQLDMYPLIKAMFIETNPIPIKTALNLVGKDVGHLRLPLCNMTDENLEILKRELKNYKLLK comes from the coding sequence ATGAGTTTATTTAAGGGTTCAGGAGTTGCTATTGTTACACCGTTTAAGAATAACTCTGTAGATTATGAAAAGCTGGAAGAACTTATTGAATGGCATATAAAATCTGGTACAAAGGCTATAATTGTATGTGGTACTTCCGGTGAGTCATCTACCATGACGGTAAAAGAAGACCAGGACACAATAAAGTTTACTATAGACAAGGTAAACAAGAGAATACCTGTAATAGCAGGTACGGGAAGTAATTGTACGGCAGATGCCGTATATATGAGCCAGTGGGCTGAAAGTGTAGGAGCTGACGGACTGCTTGTAATTACTCCATATTACAATAAAACTACACAGAAGGGGCTTATAGAGCATTTCAAGGCGGTAAATGACAGTGTAAAAACTCCTATAATACTTTACAATGTTCCCAGCAGGACGGGATTGAATATACTTCCCAAAACACTGCAGAAACTGTGTGAATTTGAAAATATAGCTGCAATAAAGGAAGCAAGCGGTGATATATCCCAAATTGCATATATGAAGGCATTGTGTAGGGACAAGATAGATATATATTCGGGAAATGATGACCAGACAATTCCAATACTGTCTTTAGGCGGTATAGGGGTAATATCTGTACTGGCAAATATAGTTCCTTCCGATATGGAAAAAATGTGTGAACTATTTTTTAATGGTGATTTGGAAGGTGCACTTAAAATACAGCTGGACATGTATCCTCTTATAAAAGCCATGTTTATAGAGACAAACCCAATTCCTATAAAAACTGCCCTGAATCTTGTAGGGAAAGATGTAGGCCACTTAAGGCTTCCTCTCTGCAATATGACGGATGAAAATCTTGAAATATTGAAACGTGAACTGAAGAATTACAAGCTTCTAAAGTAA
- a CDS encoding flavin reductase family protein, which produces MSKINFKGSVMLNPAPVVLVTSKSSSDKLNIFTAAWVSTVCTKDPIIAIGIRPERLSYKYIKETGECVVNLPTKDMVKIVDYCGVISGSREDKIKHFNLNLDKGICVSTPSLEISPVALECRLKSITSLGTHDLFLFKILNVKVDENLLDSNNRICFNKANLICYSHGEYYALNSKPLGTFGFSVRKKKRKK; this is translated from the coding sequence ATGAGCAAAATAAACTTTAAAGGCAGTGTAATGTTGAATCCAGCTCCGGTAGTTCTCGTTACTTCCAAAAGTTCATCTGATAAATTAAATATATTCACGGCTGCCTGGGTCAGCACCGTCTGTACAAAAGATCCCATTATTGCCATAGGCATAAGACCTGAAAGACTTTCCTATAAATACATAAAAGAGACCGGCGAATGTGTTGTAAATCTTCCTACAAAAGATATGGTCAAAATTGTAGACTATTGCGGTGTAATTTCCGGTTCAAGGGAAGATAAAATAAAACACTTCAACTTAAATCTTGATAAAGGTATTTGTGTTTCAACACCTTCTCTGGAAATTTCTCCAGTTGCTCTGGAGTGCAGATTGAAATCAATTACTTCCCTTGGAACACATGATCTTTTTCTTTTTAAAATATTAAATGTCAAAGTTGATGAAAATTTGCTGGATTCAAATAATAGAATATGTTTTAATAAGGCAAATCTTATATGTTATAGCCATGGAGAATATTATGCCCTGAATTCAAAACCACTTGGTACTTTCGGTTTCTCGGTAAGAAAGAAAAAAAGGAAAAAGTAA
- a CDS encoding MATE family efflux transporter: protein MEIGDNNFAKEKITRLIFKFAVPSILALLVSELYNVVDTIYVGHYIGIDALAAVTIAFPIQKLLIATGLLIAVGSSTYCARSLGRKDNEGFGKMVLTSIGITVIVLLFISLIIFIFRGPIFFALGAGKLTYGLVDKYVSIILLGGIFQSLSVVVCYIMIALKKTSALLYTNLVGVTLNIVVNYILIVVFGFGIEGAALATVISQISAFVFAFFKFKEVAAVFNISISIKSIYKSIRMDNVIDIITVGFSTFVIEFEDALVSIVLNSILYSQGGNSAIVMMGIITKVSMFLYVVIIGISYGIQPIIAYNCGAQDHSKIRSVLITSIKTILLTSFVCLLVFIVLANSIIGFFLNDSNLINETVRTFRLCTFLVPFTGIYYIVINYYQAIGEAKKSFLFSIYKEILIFIPLSLMLIQLFGLNGLWYAYPAADAVAAITAVYFLNQVLNENESHNLKSSFAAK from the coding sequence ATGGAAATTGGCGATAATAATTTTGCAAAAGAAAAAATAACACGATTGATTTTTAAATTTGCAGTACCCTCTATTCTGGCCTTACTTGTTTCAGAACTCTATAATGTGGTTGATACCATATATGTAGGACACTATATTGGTATAGATGCGCTTGCAGCTGTTACCATTGCATTCCCAATTCAAAAATTACTTATAGCTACTGGCTTGTTGATAGCTGTAGGAAGTTCTACCTACTGTGCCAGAAGTCTAGGCAGGAAGGATAATGAAGGATTCGGGAAAATGGTACTTACATCCATTGGGATTACAGTGATAGTATTATTGTTCATATCTTTGATAATTTTTATATTCAGAGGTCCAATATTTTTTGCCCTTGGTGCGGGTAAATTGACGTATGGATTAGTTGATAAATATGTATCCATAATATTATTGGGAGGAATTTTTCAATCCCTGTCAGTAGTTGTCTGCTATATAATGATAGCATTGAAAAAAACAAGTGCATTATTGTATACTAATTTGGTGGGCGTTACTCTAAACATAGTGGTAAACTATATATTGATAGTTGTATTTGGTTTTGGCATAGAAGGGGCGGCATTGGCTACAGTAATATCCCAGATAAGTGCATTTGTTTTTGCATTTTTTAAATTCAAGGAGGTTGCAGCAGTATTCAATATTTCAATTTCTATTAAGTCAATTTATAAGTCTATTAGAATGGATAACGTAATTGATATAATAACAGTTGGATTTTCAACATTTGTTATAGAATTTGAAGACGCACTTGTTTCCATTGTGCTAAATAGCATACTTTATTCCCAGGGAGGTAATTCTGCAATAGTCATGATGGGAATAATAACAAAGGTTTCAATGTTTCTTTATGTTGTAATAATTGGTATAAGTTATGGTATACAGCCGATAATAGCCTACAATTGTGGTGCTCAGGATCACTCTAAAATAAGAAGTGTCCTGATTACCTCGATCAAGACTATATTGTTGACATCTTTTGTCTGCCTGCTGGTATTTATTGTATTAGCAAATTCTATAATCGGATTCTTTCTGAATGATTCAAACCTAATCAATGAGACAGTGAGAACATTTAGGCTGTGCACTTTTCTAGTCCCGTTTACGGGAATATATTATATAGTTATAAATTATTATCAGGCTATAGGGGAAGCCAAAAAGAGTTTCTTGTTTTCAATATACAAGGAAATATTGATATTTATTCCGTTGTCCCTGATGCTAATCCAGCTGTTTGGCTTGAATGGGCTCTGGTATGCGTATCCAGCAGCGGACGCAGTGGCTGCAATTACAGCTGTGTATTTTTTAAATCAGGTATTGAATGAAAATGAATCCCACAATTTAAAGTCCAGCTTTGCTGCCAAATAA
- the pdaB gene encoding polysaccharide deacetylase family sporulation protein PdaB, with product MTFMCIFIGTLFFIITNYRYTGAFTTADRELPIYHVNTDEKKIALTFDVSLGNEEHTGEILNILDKYKIKATFFIVGDWADKYPDILKETSEKGHEIGNHSNRHPDMTMLSEDKILEDININEAKIRRITGKGTKLFRCPSGSYNNSVINTVKNAGYYCIQWDADSTDWMEKGADAEYRRIIKNTKPGSILLFHNSARYTPENLPKIIEKLQSDGYKFVTVGSLIYKSNYSIDNHGNQIAQ from the coding sequence ATGACCTTTATGTGTATATTCATAGGCACACTGTTTTTCATCATTACAAATTATAGGTATACTGGAGCTTTTACAACTGCAGACAGGGAATTGCCCATATACCACGTGAATACAGATGAAAAAAAAATAGCCCTGACCTTTGATGTAAGTCTTGGAAATGAAGAACATACCGGGGAAATATTAAATATACTTGATAAATATAAAATAAAGGCTACTTTTTTTATAGTAGGAGACTGGGCTGACAAATATCCTGATATATTGAAAGAAACTTCGGAAAAAGGTCATGAAATAGGCAATCATTCAAACAGGCATCCCGACATGACCATGCTGTCAGAGGACAAAATTCTGGAGGATATAAACATAAATGAAGCTAAAATAAGGAGGATAACGGGGAAAGGTACAAAACTTTTTAGATGCCCTTCAGGTTCCTATAATAATTCTGTAATAAATACAGTTAAAAATGCAGGATATTACTGCATACAGTGGGATGCTGACAGTACTGACTGGATGGAAAAAGGTGCAGATGCGGAATACAGGCGTATAATTAAAAACACAAAACCAGGTTCAATACTATTGTTTCACAATAGTGCCAGATATACTCCTGAGAATTTACCGAAAATAATAGAAAAACTTCAAAGTGATGGTTATAAATTTGTTACAGTGGGAAGCTTGATCTATAAGAGCAATTACAGTATAGATAATCATGGCAACCAAATTGCACAATAA
- a CDS encoding DUF4364 family protein: MSENTLELAENKLLLLYIFKKISIPVSNNKITQIILENNLINYFVLQQYIGELLTSKFIEYVDPDTDHKMEITKKGIKVLDLFENMISADKIQTINEYLEKHIENIKKNISVSADYVVENKNNFMVDLSAVKDGTVLMNIKLCVNSSKEADKLCHKWKSNYSDLYYRIIQLLLEK, encoded by the coding sequence ATGTCTGAAAATACTCTAGAATTAGCAGAAAATAAACTTCTTTTACTATATATATTCAAAAAAATAAGTATTCCTGTATCCAACAACAAGATTACACAGATTATACTTGAAAACAATCTTATAAATTATTTTGTACTGCAGCAGTATATAGGAGAACTCCTGACTTCAAAATTTATAGAATATGTGGATCCAGATACTGACCACAAAATGGAAATCACCAAAAAAGGTATAAAAGTATTGGATCTATTTGAAAATATGATTTCAGCGGACAAAATACAGACAATAAATGAATATCTGGAAAAACATATTGAAAATATAAAAAAAAATATTTCAGTAAGCGCCGATTATGTCGTGGAAAACAAGAACAATTTCATGGTGGATCTAAGTGCAGTTAAAGATGGAACTGTTCTTATGAATATAAAATTATGCGTAAATTCAAGTAAAGAAGCAGATAAATTATGTCACAAGTGGAAAAGCAATTATTCTGACCTATACTATAGAATTATTCAGCTTCTCCTTGAAAAATAA
- a CDS encoding pyridoxal phosphate-dependent aminotransferase: MNSLISKNVQKVEISGIRKFYNKVEKYPDAVSLTLGQPDFNVPSGIKSAIIAAIGNNKTGYTSNSGIIELRREISFYLQSLNINYESDEICLTIGGSEGLMDVFTALINTGDRVLVPTPAYPAYESCVKIIGGEVIHYKLKDDFSIDFDNLENILESEIPKILVISYPCNPTGAVLSENDNTRLHKIIKEHNIFVVSDEMYASLSFYQNYYSIAQFNDIKDKIMLVGGFSKMFSMTGLRLGYICAVDKFMNAIMKVHQYNVSCAPSIVQWGAVYGLRNCMKDVENMKSEFIKRRDYLYTRLREMSFDVKLPMGAFYMFPSIKNFGMSSEDFCERLLREAKVAIVPGSAFGPGGEGYIRISYASSMDKLKLAADRLEKWLE, translated from the coding sequence TTGAATAGTTTAATATCTAAAAATGTTCAAAAAGTTGAAATATCTGGTATAAGGAAATTCTATAACAAGGTTGAAAAATATCCGGATGCAGTATCTCTTACTCTTGGACAGCCTGATTTCAATGTTCCTTCTGGAATAAAATCAGCTATTATAGCTGCCATAGGCAACAATAAAACCGGTTATACGTCTAATTCCGGTATAATAGAGCTTAGAAGGGAAATATCCTTTTACTTGCAATCTTTAAACATAAACTATGAAAGTGATGAGATCTGTCTTACCATAGGTGGAAGCGAAGGACTCATGGATGTATTCACAGCACTTATAAATACAGGAGACAGGGTTCTGGTACCCACACCTGCTTATCCTGCCTATGAAAGCTGTGTGAAAATAATAGGCGGAGAGGTTATACATTATAAATTGAAAGATGATTTCTCCATTGACTTCGACAATCTGGAAAATATACTTGAATCGGAGATACCCAAGATACTTGTCATATCCTATCCATGCAATCCGACTGGTGCAGTTTTGTCCGAAAATGACAATACGAGATTACATAAAATCATCAAGGAACATAATATTTTTGTTGTAAGCGATGAAATGTATGCATCACTTTCTTTTTATCAAAATTATTACTCTATAGCCCAATTCAATGATATAAAAGACAAGATCATGCTTGTAGGAGGATTTTCAAAGATGTTTTCCATGACAGGACTAAGACTTGGATATATATGCGCCGTGGATAAATTCATGAATGCAATAATGAAGGTCCATCAATACAATGTGTCCTGTGCACCATCTATTGTACAATGGGGAGCAGTCTACGGACTCAGGAACTGCATGAAGGATGTGGAAAACATGAAAAGTGAATTTATAAAAAGAAGAGACTATCTGTACACCAGATTAAGAGAAATGAGCTTTGATGTAAAGCTTCCAATGGGAGCCTTCTATATGTTTCCCTCTATTAAAAATTTCGGTATGAGCAGTGAGGACTTTTGTGAAAGGCTATTGCGGGAAGCCAAAGTGGCAATTGTACCTGGATCTGCCTTTGGACCTGGTGGGGAAGGTTATATAAGGATATCCTATGCATCCTCCATGGATAAACTCAAACTGGCAGCAGACAGATTGGAAAAATGGCTGGAATGA
- a CDS encoding helix-turn-helix domain-containing protein: MRRKYINYPPDIPVSITLADITNYPIHWHDSIEILYVLEGNLTITIEADKYELIENDIEIVNIDEAHSIIGNSSENRVLIFHMDPMFFKKYYRDIKNMFFFTNTTDDMAQANDTYNNLRIFLARITCEAAQKQKGYDEEIKSILIDFLYYLINNFHYLIYENEELKGNEEKLERYHRISKYIFNNYNDNITLQDIARREFLSTDYLSHGIKDVTGYSFTDLLNSNRVEEALKLLLDTDKPISEISEEVGFSHVRYFNKHFKRSYKYTPFQYRKKFKIDDEKFEMEKVVEYHELSECISWITYYLKDYDRFNYKENITEININMKQNLGDFTKSFKNILNIGDAFDVLLEDNKKILETFQEEIGFKYGRVLNVFSTDMCVFPNSRFYNWNRSRDVFEFLNTIDLIPLIVLDSTGFSASEFLFAIKSFLNYFSELDSLDLSSFRFQFSSKMGDHLKDEIIENAMAEYSLQTESDLFFYEEKLDYIYDTGYMIPYIIDSCANKSCSPGFLRAFDVIDRQVDLTNEVFFGYPGLINDKGIKKPSYYAYYLMNKLGNILVSTGEGYIATKSESDYQILIYNYDNMHNFSINIVNIPFPIRTTMYKISEGCGSSYNYWIDMGRPKRLNKEENQILHKAAFPNIQFKNFRKSTIYNIQTVLKGHGAVLILIKEAY; the protein is encoded by the coding sequence ATGAGAAGAAAATACATAAATTATCCCCCGGATATTCCTGTCTCAATAACGTTGGCTGATATAACAAACTATCCTATACACTGGCATGATTCCATAGAGATACTTTATGTACTGGAAGGTAATCTTACCATTACAATAGAAGCTGACAAATATGAGCTTATAGAAAATGACATAGAAATAGTAAATATAGATGAAGCTCATTCAATTATAGGTAATAGTTCTGAAAATAGAGTTTTAATATTTCATATGGATCCCATGTTTTTTAAGAAATATTACAGAGATATAAAAAATATGTTCTTTTTTACAAATACCACGGATGACATGGCTCAAGCAAATGATACATATAATAATTTAAGAATATTCCTGGCAAGGATAACCTGTGAGGCAGCTCAAAAGCAGAAGGGTTATGATGAAGAGATAAAGTCTATTCTTATAGATTTTCTTTATTATCTTATAAATAATTTTCACTATTTAATATATGAAAATGAAGAACTCAAGGGGAATGAAGAAAAACTGGAAAGATATCATAGAATTTCAAAATACATTTTTAACAACTATAACGACAACATAACCCTTCAGGATATAGCAAGACGGGAATTTTTGAGCACGGATTATTTATCACATGGAATAAAGGACGTTACAGGCTACAGCTTTACTGATCTTTTAAATTCAAACAGAGTTGAAGAGGCCCTGAAACTTCTCTTGGATACAGATAAACCAATATCCGAAATTTCAGAGGAAGTTGGCTTCTCACATGTCAGATATTTTAACAAACATTTCAAGCGTAGTTATAAGTATACTCCATTTCAATACAGGAAAAAATTTAAAATAGATGATGAGAAATTTGAAATGGAAAAAGTTGTAGAGTATCATGAGTTAAGCGAATGCATTTCATGGATAACTTATTATTTGAAGGATTATGATAGGTTCAACTATAAAGAGAATATAACTGAAATAAATATAAATATGAAACAGAATCTAGGGGATTTTACTAAAAGCTTTAAAAATATATTGAACATTGGAGATGCTTTTGATGTACTGCTTGAGGATAATAAAAAAATACTTGAAACTTTTCAGGAGGAGATTGGGTTCAAATATGGAAGGGTGTTAAATGTATTCAGTACAGACATGTGCGTATTTCCAAACTCAAGATTCTATAACTGGAACAGAAGCAGGGATGTATTCGAATTTTTAAATACTATTGATCTTATTCCACTTATAGTACTGGATAGCACGGGATTTTCAGCATCGGAATTTTTATTTGCAATTAAATCTTTTCTGAATTATTTTTCTGAATTGGATAGTTTGGATTTGAGTTCATTCAGGTTTCAATTCAGTTCGAAAATGGGTGACCATTTAAAAGATGAGATAATTGAGAATGCAATGGCTGAGTATAGTTTGCAGACAGAGTCTGATTTATTTTTTTATGAGGAGAAGCTGGATTATATATATGATACAGGCTATATGATACCTTATATTATAGATAGTTGTGCAAATAAAAGCTGCTCTCCAGGTTTTTTGAGGGCATTTGATGTAATCGACAGACAGGTTGATTTGACAAATGAGGTTTTTTTTGGATATCCTGGGCTCATAAATGATAAGGGAATAAAAAAACCTTCCTATTATGCTTATTATTTAATGAACAAGCTTGGAAATATTCTGGTTTCTACAGGTGAAGGATATATTGCCACCAAGTCGGAAAGTGATTATCAGATTTTAATTTACAACTATGATAATATGCACAATTTTTCAATAAATATAGTAAATATACCTTTTCCAATAAGAACTACCATGTACAAAATAAGTGAGGGCTGCGGATCTTCGTATAATTACTGGATTGACATGGGAAGACCCAAAAGACTGAATAAGGAAGAAAATCAGATTCTTCACAAAGCTGCTTTCCCGAATATACAATTTAAAAATTTTAGAAAAAGTACCATATATAATATACAGACTGTTCTAAAAGGACACGGTGCTGTACTTATATTGATAAAAGAAGCTTATTAA
- the dapB gene encoding 4-hydroxy-tetrahydrodipicolinate reductase, translated as MVKIMLNGCSGKMGIVVSKLADSVENVSIAAGVDKNSSKENYPVFQSINDCNISADVILDFSRPDSLDSLIEYGKNNNIGLVLCTTGYTDEQIKKIEEASQIIPVFKSANMSIGINVINNVLRNISSLLYKNFDIEIIEAHHNQKVDSPSGTALLLADSIKKSIDENIEFVNGRQGIKKRVHNEIGIHSVRGGDIVGEHEIIFAGKGETVEIKHTAISRDVFAVGALKACEFMYKRKAGMYSMDDIISINK; from the coding sequence ATGGTTAAGATAATGTTAAATGGATGCAGCGGTAAAATGGGAATAGTAGTATCGAAATTGGCAGACAGTGTTGAAAATGTATCCATTGCTGCAGGTGTAGACAAAAATTCCAGCAAAGAAAATTATCCTGTTTTCCAAAGTATAAACGACTGCAATATTTCTGCAGATGTAATTCTGGATTTTTCGAGACCGGATTCTCTGGATTCACTTATTGAATATGGAAAAAACAATAATATTGGCCTTGTACTGTGTACTACCGGATATACTGATGAGCAGATAAAAAAAATTGAAGAGGCATCACAAATAATACCTGTATTCAAGTCTGCAAATATGTCAATAGGAATAAATGTTATAAACAATGTGCTCAGGAATATAAGTTCGCTGTTATATAAAAACTTTGATATAGAAATAATTGAGGCCCATCATAACCAGAAAGTGGATTCACCAAGCGGGACTGCACTTTTACTTGCAGATAGCATAAAGAAATCCATTGATGAAAATATTGAATTTGTAAATGGACGACAGGGTATTAAAAAAAGAGTGCACAATGAAATAGGAATTCATTCAGTAAGGGGAGGCGATATAGTAGGGGAGCACGAGATCATTTTTGCAGGCAAGGGAGAGACCGTAGAGATAAAACATACTGCAATTTCAAGAGATGTATTTGCAGTGGGTGCATTGAAGGCTTGTGAGTTTATGTACAAGAGAAAAGCAGGCATGTATTCAATGGACGATATTATTTCAATCAACAAATAG
- a CDS encoding YncE family protein — MNHIYICSTSSDFISRVSLNDFKVENKIHLKSNDLNNRVGPHGICIKDDKIITANNYNNSISIIDLKNNVQEESYYIGSHCNDIVTLGKKAYIICGDSNSLVVFDLAIKKIIEQIPCGNLPHSICLNVNKKLLLVSNMENDTITLIDCMDRNNIKNIKVGSYPTKAIFTIDGEHIIVCESNLGSEFRGSISVLSLRNYKIINRIVVGNSPLDIYCSSRYCFISNFGDGTVSVVDINNYKEEKRIIVGGMPAGLLKYNDNLYIGDNYNNLLIKLDIKDNSRQFIPIGAEPTGMVLN; from the coding sequence TTGAATCATATTTATATATGCAGTACTTCCTCTGACTTTATATCCAGGGTTAGTTTAAATGACTTTAAAGTTGAAAATAAAATCCATCTCAAATCAAATGATTTAAACAATAGAGTAGGTCCCCATGGCATATGCATCAAGGATGATAAAATTATAACAGCCAATAATTATAACAATAGTATATCAATAATAGATCTAAAAAATAATGTCCAGGAAGAAAGTTATTATATAGGTTCCCATTGCAATGATATAGTAACTTTAGGGAAAAAGGCATATATAATATGCGGTGATTCAAATAGTCTTGTAGTTTTTGATCTTGCTATAAAGAAGATTATTGAGCAGATACCCTGCGGGAATCTCCCCCACAGCATATGTCTGAATGTCAACAAAAAGTTGCTTCTAGTATCCAATATGGAAAATGATACGATAACGCTTATAGATTGTATGGATAGAAACAACATTAAAAATATAAAAGTTGGTTCCTACCCTACAAAAGCCATATTTACAATAGATGGTGAACATATAATAGTGTGTGAAAGTAATTTGGGGTCTGAATTCAGAGGCAGTATATCAGTATTGTCACTCAGAAACTACAAAATTATAAACAGAATAGTAGTTGGAAATTCACCGTTGGATATATATTGCAGCAGCAGGTATTGTTTTATATCAAATTTTGGCGATGGAACGGTTAGTGTAGTAGATATAAACAACTACAAAGAAGAAAAAAGAATTATAGTAGGTGGAATGCCGGCAGGATTATTAAAATATAATGACAATTTGTATATTGGGGACAATTACAACAACCTTTTGATAAAACTGGATATTAAAGACAACAGCAGACAATTCATACCTATAGGAGCAGAGCCTACAGGTATGGTATTGAATTGA
- a CDS encoding single-stranded DNA-binding protein has translation MENLMLNNKIYLEGEVISELNFSHEMYGEGFYTFYIKVPRLSDTNDVLFITISERLINDIDVKIGTNITVEGQLRSYNKFVDGANRLILTVFARNIGVCTEKSKNPNQIFLDGFICKEPVYRTTPFGREISDMLLAVNRAYNKSDYIPTIAWGRNSRFCKTLKVGDNIRVWGRLQSREYQKKISETETVKKVAYEVSISKMEKINKSTEDNNDIDEIDEEEINVDNIDKSKDSNLKNKRIS, from the coding sequence ATGGAGAATCTTATGTTAAACAACAAGATTTATCTAGAGGGGGAAGTGATCTCTGAACTTAATTTTAGTCATGAAATGTACGGTGAAGGCTTTTATACTTTTTATATTAAAGTTCCCAGGCTGAGTGATACGAACGATGTATTATTTATAACAATTTCAGAAAGGTTAATAAATGATATAGACGTTAAAATAGGAACAAATATAACAGTTGAGGGACAATTGAGATCATATAATAAATTTGTAGATGGAGCAAACAGACTTATTTTAACTGTATTTGCAAGAAATATAGGCGTATGTACGGAAAAGAGTAAAAATCCAAACCAGATTTTTCTTGACGGATTCATATGCAAGGAACCGGTTTATAGAACAACTCCATTTGGTAGGGAGATTTCAGATATGCTACTTGCAGTAAATAGAGCCTATAATAAATCAGACTACATACCAACTATAGCATGGGGAAGAAATTCCAGGTTTTGCAAAACCTTAAAAGTTGGTGACAATATAAGAGTATGGGGAAGACTCCAGAGTAGAGAATATCAGAAAAAGATATCTGAAACTGAAACTGTAAAAAAGGTTGCTTATGAAGTCTCCATATCAAAGATGGAGAAGATAAACAAATCAACAGAGGACAATAATGACATAGATGAGATTGATGAAGAAGAAATTAATGTTGACAATATAGATAAGAGCAAGGACAGCAATTTGAAAAATAAACGGATTTCATAA